The window gtaggtgacaCTAAGTCCCCAATTCAACAATAATTGTAACGCTTTCTTACCTCCGCCTTTCTTAGTGTCATTGGCATCATTTTTACCATTATCTGGCCTACCGTCCTTACTGCCATTAGTGTCATTTGCACCTTTTTTACCATTATCCGGCTTACCACCCTTTTCgccatcatctttatcatgtttgGTGTCTAAGagacaaaaataacaaaataagcTCGGCTAGTGTGTCTTGGAGTACGGGGCTTATACCGGTGGGATTTAATCAGCAGTTGTCTTGTACTCTAATAAAACTTATCTACTATCAGAACTCGATGCAGCAGAAATGTAAGAACTTGAGGTTAAGATTAAGGGACATGTTTTAAAAGGTTTAGGCCGGGAAAAAGCTTGAGATCACCCACCTGGGTTGGTGACGTCGTCGATCACAGGTCTGAACTTTGCCCTCAGACACCTGTCCTCCCTGTCACCCTGCTTGTTTTCATGAtatctgtatacatgtagctgacaCTAAGTCCccaattcaaaataattgtaacgCTTTCTTACCTTCACCTTTCTTAGTGTCATTGGCACCTTTTTTATCATTATCTGGCCTACCGTCCTTACTGCCATTAGTGTCATTTGCACCTTTTTTACCATTATCCGGCTTACCACCCTTACcgccatcatcattatcatgtttGGTGTCTAAGAGACAGAAATGAACAAAAATAAACGCCCGTTTCTGCACAAATAtcatttttaaaactttctgaCTCAAATTGCATAGCAATATACAACGACCCACTGGCTAACCTACTTCTGTTGTAACACCAAAAAACGAACTCATTTTAGATAAGATCCACGAGATATTTTGCAGCATGATATGTCTTTTTCCAATGTCTATCGCATAACAAATTATGTCACACAACGCCCAAATAAAAAACTTGAATTTCAAGGCAAATTTCAAGCTTTGAATGATGACACGAATATTGAATGTATCATTGTGTGAACTTTTCTCACCAGTTTCATTATAGGATGTATCATTTCTTGACGGTTTGTCGCGATCTTCCTTCGTATTATTTGCACTTGCCCCCGTAGACAGCAACAACACTTCAATGCATCTTTTAAGTGAGATTGAACTAAAAAGTTTTCTACAATAGTGTGCATTCGCAAAAACGAtggttttcagcttttgaaaaaccaaaaccTTCAAGCGTTTTCTTGCCAACGCAAATATGCACCTCGTGGAGGTTTTAaggtaaaactgaaaaaagtAACGTTCAAAATGGTCGTTGGTGTCCTCAAACACTTTCACAAAAACTAATAAGACGGGGAATGCCATCAGCGAAATATAGATTAAATTTCGGTTTGGAAGAAAACGAATTgaaacacaaatacatgtacctgaatCGGGTTTGCTATCACTCTTTCCACCATCCTTCGTTTcacctttttcacctataacaATTAAATTGACATGGAAAGCAAAGGTAAGTTACATTATGCAATACTGTGCGCGCTTGGATAGGTGCCATCCCGTGCTTGAGAACCATATTTTGTGTGAGGGCTTCTTTGCACTTGATCTTTACAGTTTCTCCCATCAAATCTGATGCACTCTAAAACTAAAAACTGAAAGCACCCTTTAACAATCTCACCGGTTTCATTTTCAGATGAAGTCTCATTCCTGGACGGTTTAGGTTGATTAGCCGTTGATGTCCTGTTGCCTGGCCTATTACCGTCATTTTTGCCTTCTGATCCCGAATCTGTAAAAATTTATACTTGCTATTTCAAAACCAAAACTGAACTTTGAAGCAtcacaaaatgtgttttataattGTTTTCTCACCACTACgcattttcataatttttttccgTGCTTTTAGCTCACGCAATTAAATCCACAATGATTAGAAAATATTTCTTTACAATCAACATTTCAGCACTACTTTTATCACGTCCTATTTATGCATTAGTTTCCGTGCTTTGACTAAAAATAGTTTTAATCAAAAATCATCTTAAAGTTCATGAAAACTATTTTCAAGTGAATTGATGCAATTTAGGTAATCTTATCAATGTCAATTATCAATCTAATCAATCAAGTGTTGTGGCGTTAAACTTTGATTGTTTATGAAACACCACCGATGCGAATCATACACTCTTAGTATTAGTCAAAACAGCTAATTTGGTATTTACTATTACACCAACTGTAAAAAACTAACAATTAATCagttgttccaactaaaaaaagtaataaaaagtaccattaaaatggttaacaATTATAATTTTGATAGTTTAAACAACTGATTTttacagtcggtgcaatagcaaATACTAGAGTAGTTAAAAAATCTattaaatagttattttactatttaattttaagagtGAACAAAGCTCTAGCACATAGAAACGATCAAACTTTTGGTACCTTTATCATTGGTGAAACTACCAAACCTTTGTTAACGTAAGCATTGGTTAAACATCATTTTTTATCGTCGTATGAATGATCCCAAACAACTGTTTTtaaatttatatacatgtatgttcaataGCGTTCTCGATTTGGTTCACGTACTAGAAAACTCAGATTCCTTTTGTTTTAATCCTTATCCAatttattcttaatttcatcAGTTTGTATaattgtctacacaacggcaatgctaaTAGGTACATTTAAACGTATTGACGAAATTGAAAATTTGCGCAAATCCAATTACAAACTTCATagttttaacgaacggcgtccTTGAAGTATTTTAATCGACagttgtgatatttttaaaagcATAGTGTTTCCTTTCTGAACGGGAGGTCAAAGCCTCTCTTACGTACCTTTGGTTCCTGTCTCATTCTTTTGGCCGGATTCTCTTGTGGGCGTATTGGTGTCTTTGTTGTTCTCGTCACCTTTCTCTTTTTTAGCTTTAAAGTTTAGAATAAATGTTCTGAAGAAAATGCCACACCAAATGGAGGACACGAGTTTAACGGAATTAGTATGACAAGGCAAAGCAGAAGAGTATATGCAGTGAATGTTGAAAAGTTGCGCCCTTGATTCGCCGCGCAGGACTGTCAGATAAATTATCTTAAAACAATGAATACATTAGTGGCGCCGCGTACACATTTAAGGCGTTTATATAGCAGTTTACAAAGTACCGAATAGGAACCGCCACAAGTATGTTATAAGGAATACATTTACTAAGACAAAAAACATAATGCAATGAACGTCGAGAaaaacaaactgaaatgaaCCCAAGGATTGGTCTGGGCCACCTAATTTTGCATATCTCATATTTGGAGCAAAAGATGCAATATGACATATGAAACTAGATGTTTTACCTTCATCGGTGGAGTTCATCGAACTGGTAGTTTCTGCAGTGACAATAAGCGAATTCGATTATCGTTTAAATTCTAGGTATTCAAAGTGCTAATAagaattagaattagaattagaatGCTGCAGCTCCATGTTGTTTTGGGCATGTTGGCTTCATTCGAATGTAATTTTCTAAAGACGATTAGAATGTCTGCATGGTAGAACTCAGTTATTCTTAGTTCACGAAAGAGAAGGATCGGATCTGGTTCATTAAAACTCTGTAAAGTAAGTGATATGAAGATTGGTGACTGGTTTCTGGACTGCGAGATGAAATTCAGGCTTCATACGCAGAATGTTGCACAGCCggatatacaaatgtatatatgcTACTGTACAATCATACACAAATACGCCATCATAATCTAAAAGTCTGTCTGGTTGCCAGCAATATAAAGTCTGGTCAGATTCCTGCAACTTTCTCAAAGTTTAGAGAGACGGAAATTATGGCAGCCTGAAGTCGAGATGATACTCGTTTAGCAACATTGGTCTTATATGCTTGCCCAAAGGCGTTGCTGTCCGTGTCACGACAATAATATTGTAAAAAAGAATGTTTGGTTGAAAAATCAACAGACAAAAATAAAGATTGCAACGGCGTTCTAACGTCAATCCTAACTCGATATATCAGCTTACCGTTTTCATTACCGTCTTCAGTTTTCCCAGCTGGTTTTCCGCCAGTTGTATTCGTAGTTCTGTTCGGCTTACCATCCTCTGTCTTGATGCCTGATTTGGTAGCATTAGTCGGTCTGGTACCATCGCCTGATTTGGTAACAATAGTCGGTCTGGGACCATCGCCTAAAGTGATACCATTAGGCGGTATGGTACCATCGCCTGGTATGGTACCTTTAGTTGGTTTGGTACCATCCCCTGATCTGGTACCATTAGTCAGTTTTGTACTATCGCCTGGTTTAGTACCATCTGTCGGTTTGGTACCATCACCTGATTTCGTTCCATCGCCAGGTGTTATGCCATTCGTAGGTTCCGTACCATCGCCTGATTTTGTACCACTGTCAGGTTTTGAATCAATCCTTGATTTTGTGTCAGAGGTAGCGGTAATCTTTGACTCCGCTACTTTTGAAGCCGCGGTTGTGATTTGCAGTTCTTGAGCACTACTCTCTGTTGACAACAGCATTGAACATACCATCACTGAAAGAATCAATTTGTGAAAGCTAAGTAAATTTTGTTGCATGCCAGTTAAACACGTGTTGATTTTCCTCTCGCTttttgggcggggggggggggggactagcATATGGCAATGGACAACTTCTGAAGGTAAGTTCTTTTCAACGGAACCCCAAACCTGGATTAGCTTCATCCGGGCACTCACAGTGGCGGTTATGCCGTGTTGGAGGAAACCCTGAAACCCACCTTGACCctcattgggtgatttcaatgttggttttggttttagtgttgggtgttagtgtcagttttattcttaatttctacccctaaaagcCTACGTcttgataagaccaattcgaggtttttgtttaacaccaacacctggttttatctaaacacctaaaacctgggctgaaactaagaaaaggttttattctgcaggtgaaactaacaccaagatggacagagataaaaccttggaaaaaccaaacatgcatgctgttgtcgttgttactgttctTTCCTTATTGTAACCGCTTCTGATCTTTCCTGACAAGAATTATAGGAGACAcctcaaataaaaattgtcaaaacattgaaaacattgtcagaaatacaaaatttggtcgtcttctttcatgtccatcatcattcccatcagcgttcaaaataccagcaactactccttgaaatggtacgaacaccatgattttttttccttcttaacaccaacaccaactatgaaatccactcggtgttaatgcctaaggtgttagttttattggtaatacaaaatgcactacaaatcttccaaatattaTAACACCGatctgggattaagatcagaccttggtgttccatttggtttcagtgtgaaactaaaacctaatttgataggataatgctaaatccgagtgtcaaaactaaccccagaactgatttcatttatggtgttgtggagagttttagtttcaGTCCCGGCGTTAGTTTTttacactaaaaccatcccttagctTTAAGCtgaaaccggacataatgctaaaagcaacaaacaccgactttgaaataggatgaaacttaaacccacttcatttcaatgctggtttaatcaagggttttagtgttccatttagttttaaaactaaatctaaaaactgactttgaaatcatccATTGTATTGAcgttgctcagcttccagactaCGCGCTGGAAATTCAGTATGCTGAAACCGAGTACCACTATATCCATGGGACGCATAGAGAGAGGAGGTCTACCTGTGATGTTGATGAGTTTAGTGAGTTAGGGAGTTAATAGGGAGTTAATACGTGATAAATGTCCAATTGTCATCGGCGTTTATTATCGCATGCCAATGACTGAATGTGATATCAAGTGAAGTCATCGATATGAAAATTGTCATTACCTAATCACACAGCTTTTATTTTTAGATGCTACCAGGGGTTAGTACGGTCCACCACTGGAGGGCGCAATGACCCCTACAGGGCAACAAGGCTTGCCGATCGGGGTTCATGAACGCATGC is drawn from Lineus longissimus chromosome 1, tnLinLong1.2, whole genome shotgun sequence and contains these coding sequences:
- the LOC135497009 gene encoding protein qua-1-like; the encoded protein is MVCSMLLSTESSAQELQITTAASKVAESKITATSDTKSRIDSKPDSGTKSGDGTEPTNGITPGDGTKSGDGTKPTDGTKPGDSTKLTNGTRSGDGTKPTKGTIPGDGTIPPNGITLGDGPRPTIVTKSGDGTRPTNATKSGIKTEDGKPNRTTNTTGGKPAGKTEDGNENAKKEKGDENNKDTNTPTRESGQKNETGTKGEKGETKDGGKSDSKPDSDTKHDNDDGGKGGKPDNGKKGANDTNGSKDGRPDNDKKGANDTKKGEDTKHDKDDGEKGGKPDNGKKGANDTNGSKDGRPDNGKNDANDTKKGGDSKDGRNDENKGGKNDNTKGEGGKPGDRNKGANDTKKSEDSKGGRNDENKGRKNDNNMDGKNDNKKGEGEEAKFYFCTI